Below is a window of Camelina sativa cultivar DH55 chromosome 11, Cs, whole genome shotgun sequence DNA.
ACCTGAGAAGCCTAGTGTtgcgttacttccagaaggcAGTGGCCAATGCATTCTATGCCAAAGAGATTAAGGGATACATCACGAAAGACGAGCTCGAGATGATAGATCTAGCACTTAAGGGACTCTCATTCACGGCAATGGATGGCACCGAGCTGCAAGGTGACACGTAACACTTCCATCTCGCTCTACCTCCTCAACTACATGATGTCATACAAGACTTGGGTCTCGAgactcaacagcaacaactCTCCCGGAGTGATGTGTATGGGCGGCGTGGcgacttggtttcttgaggAAGCTGGTGTTCCATTACTATCCGAGCCACACTCACCATGCTGGATCGACGCGAACAACTTGTGGCAGTTGCGCACTCTGGAGCGGGGTTTGAGGCAGGGACGGTTGATttacaagtttgtgcatccGGAGGTTGGTCCCTCGAGATTACTCCTGCCTTGCATCGAGCTGCCTACTATCTTGAGGGGTGAAAATGTAGAGTTCATACCTCCCACGGACACTCTGTACGAGTCTGGGGATGAGATGCCGCGGGTAGAGATTGCAGAAACAGGAGCAGACCCGATGGAGGAGGACGAAGTTGAGTACCGCCCTGAGCAGTTTCACTTCGAAGAGTACTCAGACCCGAGAATGGCTAAGGGAGTTAGAGCAGCTCATGAACGCCTCAACAAGCTTCAGCGATGGGGGAAGGCCAGAGACAAGGCGTTCAGCATCTTCACCAAGACAATGACAAACTTCATGCGTAAGTTTAGCTGCTCGACTTCCACTACCGTCGTCCCTAGGTCTATCCCCGAGGACACCAGACCCATGCCGGGACGAGCCTCCGTGACACTTGAGATAACTCGTCAGAGAACACTCACTCTGCTTCCCTCCccagcacgtcaatcttcatatgtgccTCGGGAGCGTCAACCCTCACCCGCtccttcacgccactcgtcaCACGAGTCTAGGGAGAGATAGAGACGCGGTTCGCAAGGTTCCAGAGCGTCTTCTAGTCGTTGATCTGAGCGTCGTTCTGCAGCTCGAGATGAGCATGAACTTGAGGTTGAGCAACCAATCGAACAtcaaggtgattatcagcctacggAGGTTGTTGTGTTGGTATCGGATCATGGTGAGTCAAGagtcgatgacatgcagtgtgacgagcagccgaacatgtatcagaacacgcaagcaGTTGAGCAGCAActcgaccaaccagctgaggtcACTCCCACAGATCCCGCACACGGTGAAGGACAGAGCCAGTATCACGCAccaactccttgggcgagctccGACTCTTTCTTCTACTattgaggtactcctaccttcccttgtatataccatttcatccTGCATTGTTTATGTTGTGATTTTTaaatccttctgcaaatttttcttacacaggagactatgtaatttaagtttgggggagggtttgagatgatgtatctgatgttgttttttgtgattcttatttccaATTCTTGCATCATATCATGATTGAATttgcattcatctatttgcataaaaaaaaaaaatcgaaaatttccacaaaaacagagtgttcatgtagtttgaacttgcatattaggattgagtttaggtttattcatatagggttgttgcatttagcataggggtcgATGATTAGCatgttggattcaataggataggatcagggcccttgttattagttctttgatgcatgttgattgaacttgaaattgtaagattgaaacatgttttgaattgacatcattccctatctacctgaacctaatgctgacttgcaattatcatgttatgcattgaaattgaactcatggataccgcatacatacttggattatctttctcctttttaccacccttgttaatccaagtagctgattcccatctttggaacagttccccgcaccattaaccaacccttctttcaagccaattgtattcttgagtgtcaggcctttttccgagttgagcttgttaaaaagtgttaggttctaaccgacaagagtaggatcctgtgtagttctagtttgcgttatccggactagtaggactaggtgagaactcgattttgggcattgggtatggatttgcgAAGAAAAGTGATAGAGTAAAAataaagtaaagggtagaaagtctttaggagggggatgtgttctcaaagtttacaagtctagtaaaggatttgggttgagcaaaataCTGAGTTactggttctgggcataaaccgaaaagattagacaaagaaaagaaagtaaaatgtttaagatgtctagagtccttagaagaagaaaaaaaagaaccttactaataataaaaatttcccaatccgctagaatgataataagtgaactcctcctaagaccaagtctaaagaatgaaagaatgggtttgagatgaagtttctgatgaagggtagagataggatcAACTTCagtttggaatgttctttgggtagacagggcgctgctcttgtacgtatcagttggtttcgacctttagccttcttttgAGCTCAACTCTTTTTCGTGACAGAACCTTATTCTGTATTGacaaaaccacttgagaaggagaaaatcttcatctttggcctttcgccctagccaaatgagttcaatgacattgcttagcttgattcacggttctctgttaatgaatgttaaagggaatgatagataggattgcatgtgtagattaaataattaaagttccttcaccatgcatcatagaactaaaaacaaggaccttgattctaactactcttttcagcatgttttaggttctgagaccccatcttcacacctctcttccatactttgttcctgattatttgcttgagggcaagcaaagaataagtttgggggagttgatatgtctatattttgcatctccttagcatgcatttgtcatacatttagctaggataactagtcgttttgcatcattttagaaccttttttatacacttttcatgtttaggaagtttttgcatcatccttgcatacattgtgcatctcggagtatttcaggtttcTAGGAGACGTCGGAAACGTAGACTCTCAAACACGCAATCGAGCcacgcaatcgagccactcaatcgagccactctgAAGTCACCAGTCGGGAAAACTCAATCAAGCCACTCTTAAGTACCCAGTCGGGAACACTCAATCGAGCTATTCTCAAGTCACCAGTCGGAAACGCATCATCCGAGCCATTCTCAGGTCACCAGTCGGGAATGCATCACCCGAGCCATTCTCAGGTCACCAGTCGGGAACACATAACCCGAGCCATTCTCAGGTCACCAGTCGGGAACGTATCACCCGAGCCATTCTCAGGTCACTAGTCGGGAACACATCACTCGAGCCATTCTCGAATCGCCAATCGAGCCACTGGTTGCTCACCGACCAAATCGCGCATGTCAGGAAGGTgctccatcttacacgcttcaggataTTCTCGAACCGACgttctatcttgtcgttttaagttttagggatttacatgttctttttactataaatacattttgttaagtctttgtcccgggggacatcttatcttttatctcattttgtttttaaggttttacctagcctccAAAATCGTTCTGAGATTTTatatccagatatcttttaattcattgagtttttgcatttgatttcttctacaaacttgttcatctcatttttatctatctaagaatgcttgtttcaatgttttttgggtttgcatccttgatgatgatttttggatctgagtagtgtggtagttcttgaggatgggatagattaggtggaggatcttaggatgtagagtgtttaagctttgatttgtatgatcccttctggactagagttagaaatactagtttttctttgatcaattggaactaggtcttagacatttccgcacccaaaaggtgttcgatgaaatgtctgaccaattAGTGCCAGAGActcacgttcctagcctaagagattagttgtctaggatgtttgttaacgtgaatgaacttgtttgtcatgccacacttgatcatgtttctctagcgagagctaggtttggaagtggttgagtctgagtagcttctgtcaagagattgaattagctaagtcgtgatgttcattgtttagggatagtttgcttgtggcatgttaaacactctatagactaggatactccaccgacatcaattacccccatccttaggacttatttctttctgatttgtattgcattcctgagactgttttgattcttgttgttcagttcatgcttagactcgtttttgttttcattcattttcgcttctcgtcatacattctcgtttctagttctagaACACATTTctgttttgcattctgatcattctaggactgttagataaaaacactcttattgaattggcttaacttgtaatttcttgattgcatcttaattgttagtaaagtttcccaactggattgacaccttaagtattacaactgcataaggttaactgaacctgctaggacatacaaaaatcctagtatcatgTGCCATGATATAAAAAGGAAGTCTAATATTCGTCTCTCGCGTTGCTACCCTACAGCGTgcctcggatcgtcatccgaagtcgatataccagccatactctcaagccacaaagtctcttaGTATGACgatactaggagaaccaaaatCCTCCAAGAGTCGTTCAGGACAAACCGTCCTTAGAGCAAACATTTTTGAagacgtctgagtcctatctcCTAACCAGGTCTCCCTCCCGTGGTTTGCGTAAATCATCAAAATGTCATACTAAACACATATTCCCtgactggaatacctcatgaccacacaaggatcatcaacATGCCAAAAGGGCCGCCACTAAGGCTAACAATTGTCCTAAATAGAACCACCACAAAGGCCGAAATGTCTAAACaaaccgccaccaaggccaagcaaatatcctaaacaggaccataacaaaggccaacaaatgtcctaaacaaggaccgccaccaaggccacacatcccgaaggatcatcacaaagaccacttgtcccgaaggaccgtcacaaagtcCAAtcatcccgaaggaccatcacgaagtCCACAAATCCCGAAGGATCGCCTAAACAGGCTACACGTCCCGAAGGActgtcacgaagaccatacatctCGAAGgccgcctaaacaggcaacattggctaaacagtctGACACACACTTAGCAAAACAGCCCGTCACAAATGCCACACAATTGGATAAACTGCCCGCAACAAAGACCActcaattggctaaacagcctgccacaaaggccatacaCGTCTCGCAAGACTGCAACACATGGGGTAcgcaatgactcaaaagtccgcaaGAAAGGCCCCACCAGTCCTGACAGGGCTTGCAACCACTAAGAATAGACAAAATCTAATTCTcataaaaatttctatttttagcactttccatttctagAAATTTTCCACATACAAACTTCCacttcaggaaactttcctttgAGAGACAATCAAGATGGGAGATGGTTGCTGCTCAAAATGAAAATTACCAAGATTTTCCTAGGAAAACAATTGAAGAGTTAAAGAGTTGAAGAATTATGTTGAGGTATGTAAAGCTTGGTTTACTTTCTGACAGTTATGGTACTCATCTATAAAAACCATGTATCTATAGATTGGAAAGGCAAGGATTCATTGCATGGTCTACGCCATTGACACCGACTGGACTTGGTACTAAATTAGTTGTCGTTCTTGCAATAAGAAAGTTACCTATATCCACGATGGGGTGAATaacaaagggaaaaaaacaCAAGGTTTTGGTGTGAGACTTGCAGTACTGTTGTCACTAATGTGATTGCAAGGTAATGAAATGTTTACACTCAATTTATGACCAAATCTATTTTAAACATGTatatagatgttaaaaaaaatactattgttATTGATTACTGTATTTAATCATTATTAAGGTTTATGTTTTATGCTAATGTCATGGACAATACTGGTGAGGCAAAATTACTGTTGTTTGATTCAATTTGCTCTGAGATTATTGAGGAGTCTGCCCCATCAGTTCTTGGTGGCTCAATTGATGAAGTATGCTAATCAAAAGATAATATTGTCGTTAATTTTGTAtcataagataatatttttgttagttttgatAACCCAATCCACTAATATcatttgattttaattgttgTGTAGATCATAGACCCAGAAAATTTGCCTTATCCTGTGATAAATCTTCTTGGAAAGGCTTATCTCTTTCTGGTGAATGTTGAGAAAGCAAACATATGGGATGGTAAAGACACCTATAAGGTCTCGAAAGTCCTCTTGAAAGATGGCCTAATCGAAGAACAACTGTTGGAGAATTCATTTGAGAACGTCAATGCAGCGTCTATTTTATCTGGTGACCAGGTAATTGATCGACACCTTAATCTGGTAGTAATATTATTgcttatatttaattttcaaaactatgtaCTTGCTGTTTTTAGGGACCTTTCATGTTAGAAAACAGTCCGGATATTACCGACTCTATTACTCCATCTTCCAAGCGTGTTTATCCTGCTAATGGAGGGATTTCTGATCAAAACTCAACTTCCAAAAAGTTTTGTATTGAACCAATAGACGTAGAAAAGTCTAATCCAGAATTTGGAGTTGTAGGACTTCATGAAAAAGCTGAAGGATCAAACGACAAAGATTGGGTTGGAAAACAGAAGGGTGTCTATAATGGAAATGTTGTGGACAACTCAGTCATTTGAGGGAAAAGAGAAAATGGTCGGAGTTAAGAGCAAGGTTGAAAAGAAGGAATGATTTGTGCCTTTGCTTTTTACTTTTATTCCATTCTCATGTTAAAACTTTCGAAGTTTGTTATTTCTTAGCTTAGCCACATGGTTGGCCGCAAATAAGTGTTGTTTTCTAgatcttttttataattattcagTTGCTTcaataaaaaatttctatttctgaTTCATAATAACTTTTTCGATTGCATTCTAACTACATAATGAACCATTTCTATCTATCATAGAAACTTTACATCCTACCTATATAATATGCTAAAAATACATAGAGAACTGACCTCTGTTTATTTATTGCTTACTGCATGTTTCGAAGAAATCATGATCTCACCATGTGGGAAATCCTCCTGACATAAACACAAAAGTTTCCGTAtaagacaaaattaaaaacatccCTCACTTAAATTtcgatttatgtaaaataataaaccatatatatatagtaaaatagaAGCTTTACATGTTTTCAGAGAAAAAACACTATCGTACTCCATTCCATTTAAAACATTAGTAATTGACATGTCCAAATCTACTTTTTGCAAAACGGATTAACCAGTTAGTATATGGAAAGGAtggttaattatttaattttgctaATACTCAATCAGCAGAATAAATCGTGAAAAACATGAAatctgtaaaataaaattatcaaatttgaCCAAATAACTAATTTGACCTCaactcaaattcaaaaaatatttgtatctcATAACTGGCTCCATTTTACTTGTCATTGAAACAACCTATCTATATTTACTAagcaatcaaatattttgttataactACGCAATCGTAACTCTCTTTAGTAGACAAATATTGATAAATAGAACCAACCTGtttaaaactgaaattgaaaCAACTGCACCCGGATTCTCAATTCTCACATAGGATCCCCGAGAAACAATCTCATCGCAACCTcataattccgacgagacaaccggcgtagaaatTTTTCCTTACAAAAACAcccacaaatacaccaaaccccacctcatctagttactgagtcgcacaaccaatcatccctagcgaccgagtaacaagagaagTGGGCTAGAATATTTGATTTCGTCCAGCTATGGACAACACTTCCCCACAAACACTTCATTTCACTATCCAACACTCCTTTAGTGTCGAACAACACTTCCACCTAGTGTCGAATGTCACCCATCGCACCACTTGCGAACCAACACTCATTGTGTCGTCGACACTCTCatagtgtcggttgacaccaacaACCACGACATCACTTCCATCGATCtctcctcatccaaacctaactccagctTTCCTCCTAGGAACCAAACATacaacaacatgctggtgtcgCCCGACACCCCAAGCTTACCACATACCGTCAAAAGACACCAGCCTAGAAATCACGATTGAAGCCTTCCTTCAAGCTCCTTCTCGCCACAAATCTCTAATCCGCTACAATCATTGATTCTCTACTCAATCTAACACTAAAACAACACGACTTACCTGGATAACAGCCATGAGAAAGCCTGATTGTCTCTCCTAATCCACCACCAAGCTCAAATCCTTCTCATTACACATCAAGAGCCTCTTGATCTCCTTTCTCCTCCTTCCAAGTGAGAGCACCACAACTCTCTCCCCTTCTCTCCTCTAGAACCACCAAATCAGATCCCTCTGCTCCTCTTGACCCTCCTCAAGGCTCCCTTTGCTCTTAGGATCaaactcacaatctctctctatctctctctttctccttctctcctaGAAGCGACCAAAGACCACCCCCCCTTTTCCCAAGAGAGGCTGCTCGTGCCCCTTTAAAACGAGACTTAGTGGTGTCGAATAACCATCAatttagtggtgtcgaccgacactctccttgatgtcgatcgacacccacccaaAATTGGGTTCGAGATGTTACAGAAATAAACATCCTCTTATCATCGACAGCTGATCATCTAAAACCTGTTTCGAGAAAAATATAAGCCAACCATGAAAAAGAAACAGGACCCTTCTCTGTCGGAATTTGATTCTAATTCTAACCCATCCAAAAAAACTCGTTTGATTCAAAGTTCTACTCCTCATAGTCAGATTACTCAAGCAAATGCATCTAATATTAATGGTTATGTTCTTCTAAGTACAACTTTTTAGTAGGGTTTTAAATGATATTACCAACCTTGGTAATTCCTCTACTGGTAATTTTAGGACACCAAATTCTCTTCAACAATCCATTCTTGCAAAGCAAACACCACACGCTCTAGGTGAATTACAACTCACAtacttttgtattatttttaaaataaactagcatttttttttcattgcaaCAACCATATACTAAAAGCTGTAAACTAATGTCATTACCAGGTTCAAGTGCTTTCTCGGGCATGCTTTCAATTGGAAATACCAGCTCCGGATTGACTCAGAAATCTTCAATAGATATACTCACGAACATCACCAATCTACGTGGCGGGGTTCCTCCCACAAAGACACTTCCTTATGCTAATACCGACAATAAACGAAAAGGTTAATGTATATCTCAAATCTTAACTACAGTACAtactcatacatatatattaactcAATTGATCTTTGTTATAAAGTGAACCACTGTGCTGTTTCTACTTCATGCATAAGCAGCCAGAAACAATCTAAGCATGGCATCCAAGCGGATATGTTTCCAATCAGAAATTTGCAGGAAGAATTTAAAAATGCATCTGTCACTACTTTTATGGAaggtaatctatatatacataacttTTTCTTATAGCTATTAAAACTATATGATGTTTTATATAAGCCATGATGCGACACCATGATAATTATTAAAGGTGTCAAATAGGTCAAACTTCTGCTTCTATGAAAGAACCATTACAAGATATAGTACTGATGATGAAAGCATGGACCTTGTAAATGATGAGAGTTGTAGTGATAGTGAAACTGAAGTGGAACGGACCTATTATATCAGTACTACTGACGATGAAACTAATCAATACACTGATGAAGATACTGAAATACCAAGCCTAGTTAATATAGAAATCCAGAGAGCTATAGTACAACTCATAGATATATCACATCAGAGGGCCAGAAGTGAAGAACATATAAAATTCATGGCTAAAGTGGATCAAATGTTGCAGAAAACAATTGAAAAGGCAGCAGAAAATCAGAATATCCCTCAACCAAAGAAAAGAGGTTGGCCAcgtttgcaaaaaaatataaattgttcaacaccaaaaccaaagaaatcaggtatcaattattttttaagcCAACAAATAAGCATGTTATTCTGATTGTTAAATTAACAACTTAGGATTTGTTTTTAAACCCCAGATTATCTTTGTAACATTCGCGAACCAAAAAGTGgaatttggggatgggtgtcgatcgacaccagcttttctggttcgaccagattgttttaattagcggttttgggtttgtttgggtTAATTGGTTTgtctaaaccgagtatataaggGGAGAGGCGACCCAGGTCGAGGGTTTTGgatgttttgtcgccgtttgcaaaagaaaagagagaaaagtgagagtttgtgttcttgagagattttggcttgttcttggtggttttggGTGAGATCTGTTACTATGCGAAGGAGTGTgctgctgggaacgaaggagaagcttcatAAGGAGTTGTTTCCACTGTTTCTCAACccaatcttcctgcaaaagaggtgagtgcatgaccatggcttatctaagtctgagaatcctttgtttgcttgatttgttatgtattgtggtgttgttctgcttgtggtggttgtgttctggttattataggttcctaaagcttttgggtgagtttgggacggattggagatgatt
It encodes the following:
- the LOC104728152 gene encoding uncharacterized protein LOC104728152, encoding MDNTGEAKLLLFDSICSEIIEESAPSVLGGSIDEIIDPENLPYPVINLLGKAYLFLVNVEKANIWDGKDTYKVSKVLLKDGLIEEQLLENSFENVNAASILSGDQGPFMLENSPDITDSITPSSKRVYPANGGISDQNSTSKKFCIEPIDVEKSNPEFGVVGLHEKAEGSNDKDWVGKQKGVYNGNVVDNSVI